One stretch of Chryseobacterium sp. LJ668 DNA includes these proteins:
- the menA gene encoding 1,4-dihydroxy-2-naphthoate octaprenyltransferase, whose protein sequence is MSDWIKAARLRTLPLSLSGIIMGSFIAKWRLWGEGGTWDWKIFALALLVTLLYQVLSNYANDYGDGVKGTDAKRIGEAESRAVASGKISAKQMKNAVILLSVLSFIATIILLYLAFFPNYMNEFYIFIGLGVACILAAIGYTIGKKPYGYMGLGDIFVFIFFGMVSVCGSYFLFTKTFSWDMLLPGAAVGMMSMAVLNLNNMRDIESDRLSGKNSFALRIGFKNAMIYEMVLLQFPLILILVFLALNGFLQSQNYYVFIVMILIIPFARLRRKIMSVKEPRQLDPFLKQVGILTFMMAVMTAIGLNFFR, encoded by the coding sequence ATGTCAGATTGGATAAAAGCTGCAAGGCTTAGAACATTACCGCTTTCCCTTAGCGGAATTATCATGGGCTCGTTCATTGCCAAATGGCGGCTTTGGGGCGAAGGCGGAACCTGGGACTGGAAAATATTTGCTTTGGCACTGTTGGTGACATTATTATATCAGGTATTATCAAACTATGCCAATGATTATGGTGATGGAGTAAAAGGAACCGATGCCAAAAGAATTGGTGAAGCAGAATCCAGGGCAGTTGCATCAGGAAAAATTTCTGCAAAACAAATGAAAAATGCAGTGATTTTACTATCTGTTTTATCATTTATAGCAACGATAATACTTTTATATCTGGCATTTTTTCCAAATTATATGAATGAATTTTATATTTTCATTGGATTGGGTGTTGCATGTATTCTGGCGGCAATTGGTTACACAATTGGCAAAAAACCTTATGGCTATATGGGTTTAGGGGATATTTTTGTATTTATATTCTTTGGGATGGTTTCGGTATGCGGAAGTTACTTTCTATTTACTAAAACATTCAGCTGGGATATGCTTTTGCCGGGAGCAGCTGTAGGGATGATGAGTATGGCGGTTCTTAACCTCAATAATATGCGAGATATCGAAAGCGACAGGTTATCCGGTAAAAATAGCTTTGCGCTGAGAATAGGCTTTAAAAACGCCATGATCTACGAAATGGTGCTGCTGCAGTTTCCTCTAATTTTGATTCTGGTCTTTTTAGCTTTAAACGGATTTTTACAGTCGCAGAATTACTATGTTTTTATTGTGATGATTTTGATTATTCCTTTTGCCAGACTTCGAAGAAAAATAATGTCTGTCAAAGAACCACGTCAACTTGATCCATTTTTAAAGCAGGTAGGAATTTTAACATTCATGATGGCGGTTATGACTGCAATCGGACTCAATTTTTTTAGATAA
- a CDS encoding SRPBCC family protein: protein MSSNTIYVEAQMLIRKSVEEVFEAFINPEITTNFWFTKSSGKLEEGNAITWEWEMYGAKTEVIVIQIIPNQMIKTSWGKPSTNVDYEFKKMEKGTLVVIKSYGYEQTGEDLLKMINDNTGGFTTVLDGCKAYLEHGINLGLIEDKFPQK from the coding sequence ATGAGTTCCAATACTATTTACGTCGAAGCTCAGATGCTGATCAGAAAATCAGTTGAAGAGGTTTTCGAAGCATTCATCAATCCGGAAATTACTACGAATTTTTGGTTTACAAAATCTTCTGGAAAACTGGAAGAAGGAAACGCCATTACCTGGGAATGGGAAATGTACGGCGCAAAAACAGAAGTTATTGTTATTCAGATAATTCCAAATCAAATGATCAAAACAAGCTGGGGAAAACCTTCAACAAATGTAGATTACGAATTCAAAAAGATGGAAAAAGGAACCCTTGTTGTTATAAAAAGTTACGGTTATGAACAGACCGGTGAAGATCTTCTGAAGATGATCAATGACAATACTGGTGGCTTTACAACAGTTCTGGATGGCTGCAAAGCATATTTAGAACATGGGATCAATCTAGGATTGATTGAAGATAAATTTCCACAGAAATAA
- a CDS encoding 1,4-dihydroxy-2-naphthoyl-CoA synthase translates to MIEWKTVKEYEDITYKKCNGVARIAFNRPEVRNAFRPKTTSELYDAFYDAYEDSSIGVVLLSGEGPSSKDGGWAFCSGGDQNARGQQGYVGDDGRHRLNILEVQRLIRFMPKAVIAIVPGWAVGGGHSLHVVCDLTLASKEHAIFKQTDADVTSFDGGYGSAYLAKMVGQKKAREIFFLGRNYSAQEALEMGMVNAVIPHEELEDTAYEWAQEILAKSPTSIRMLKFAMNLTDDGMVGQQIFAGEATRLAYMTEEAKEGRNAFLEKRKPDFGKDQWIS, encoded by the coding sequence ATGATCGAGTGGAAAACTGTCAAAGAATACGAAGATATTACCTATAAAAAATGCAATGGCGTAGCAAGAATTGCCTTCAACAGACCGGAGGTCCGCAACGCTTTTAGACCCAAAACAACTTCAGAATTATATGATGCTTTCTATGATGCTTATGAAGACTCTTCCATAGGCGTTGTTTTGCTTTCAGGAGAAGGACCAAGTTCAAAAGACGGGGGCTGGGCTTTTTGCAGCGGAGGTGATCAGAATGCTCGAGGTCAGCAAGGTTATGTAGGAGATGACGGAAGACACCGTTTGAATATTTTAGAAGTTCAGCGTTTGATCCGATTTATGCCGAAAGCTGTGATTGCAATTGTTCCGGGTTGGGCTGTAGGTGGCGGTCATTCGCTTCATGTGGTTTGCGATTTGACTTTAGCAAGCAAAGAACACGCTATATTTAAACAAACAGATGCAGATGTAACGAGTTTTGACGGCGGTTATGGTTCGGCTTATCTGGCTAAAATGGTCGGACAGAAAAAAGCACGTGAAATTTTCTTTTTAGGAAGAAATTATTCTGCACAGGAAGCTCTGGAAATGGGAATGGTTAATGCCGTAATTCCTCACGAAGAACTTGAAGATACTGCTTATGAGTGGGCTCAGGAAATTTTAGCTAAATCTCCAACATCGATCAGGATGCTGAAATTTGCAATGAATCTGACAGACGACGGAATGGTTGGTCAGCAAATTTTTGCGGGTGAGGCTACACGTTTAGCATACATGACCGAAGAGGCAAAAGAAGGCAGAAACGCATTTTTAGAAAAAAGAAAACCAGATTTCGGTAAAGATCAATGGATCTCTTAA
- the gyrA gene encoding DNA gyrase subunit A — MQREGERLIPINIVDEMKSSYIDYSMSVIVSRALPDVRDGLKPVHRRVLYGMYGLNVFSNRKHLKSARIVGDVLGKYHPHGDSSVYDAMVRMAQTWSLRYPQVDGQGNFGSMDGDPPAAMRYTEARLKKISDEILSDLDKETVDFQNNFDDSLTEPTVMPTKIPNLLVNGTSGIAVGMATNMAPHNLTEAVDAITAYIDNREITIDELMQHITAPDFPTGGIIYGYDGVRDAFHTGRGRVVLRAKVSFEEVHNRNAIIVTEIPYQVNKAEMIARTAELVKDEKIPGIYEIRDESDRNGMRIVYELKNDAIPNVVLNLLYKYTSLQTSFSVNNIALVHGRPEQLNLKDIIHHFVEHRHVVIVRRTEYELRKARERAHILEGFMKVIGTQDSLDKAIAIIRHSANPQAAKEGIIQEFDLSELQAQAILDLRLARLTGMELDKIRDEYEAIMKEINNLEDILANEPRRFQIIKDELIEIKEKYGDERRTEIDYSGGEMSIEDIIPNEAVVLTISHAGYVKRTLLSEYKIQSRGGVGNKAATTRDSDFLEYIVSATNHQYMLFFTEKGKCYWLRVFEIPEGSKTAKGRAVQNLINIEPDDKIKAYIRTNNLKDTEYVNKMSVVMVTKNGTIKKTSLEAYSRPRVNGVNAIEIRDNDMLLGAYLTNGSSEIMIATKNGKCIRFPEAKVREVGRGSIGVRGISMEDNDEAIGMIVVNDLENDTVLVVSEKGYGKRTAVEDYRITNRGGKGVITLNITEKTGNLIAIQNVTDEDGLMIINKSGVAIRMNMNEMRVMGRNTQGVKMINLKKNDEIAAIAKVEMDKDVVEEDELLEGSETAIILGEESDQPEVENNSENENSEDKTEDSGSED, encoded by the coding sequence ATGCAAAGAGAAGGAGAAAGATTGATTCCCATCAACATTGTTGACGAAATGAAATCATCTTATATTGATTATTCAATGTCCGTTATTGTTTCAAGAGCTTTACCGGATGTAAGAGATGGTTTGAAACCTGTTCATAGAAGAGTGTTGTATGGGATGTACGGATTAAACGTTTTTTCAAACAGAAAACATCTGAAATCCGCAAGAATCGTAGGAGATGTATTAGGTAAATACCACCCACACGGAGATTCATCTGTATATGATGCCATGGTAAGAATGGCCCAGACATGGAGTTTACGTTATCCCCAAGTTGATGGGCAGGGTAACTTTGGTTCGATGGACGGCGATCCTCCTGCAGCAATGCGATATACCGAAGCAAGATTAAAGAAAATTTCAGACGAAATACTTTCTGATCTTGATAAAGAAACGGTAGACTTTCAAAATAACTTTGATGACAGCTTAACGGAACCTACCGTAATGCCTACAAAAATCCCAAATCTTTTGGTAAATGGTACTTCAGGTATCGCAGTAGGTATGGCGACCAATATGGCACCTCACAACTTAACTGAAGCGGTGGATGCAATTACTGCATATATTGATAACAGAGAAATCACGATCGATGAGTTAATGCAGCACATCACTGCTCCGGATTTTCCTACAGGTGGAATTATCTATGGGTATGACGGGGTAAGAGATGCTTTCCATACCGGAAGAGGAAGAGTTGTTTTGAGAGCAAAAGTGAGCTTTGAGGAAGTACACAACAGAAATGCAATTATTGTAACTGAGATTCCTTATCAGGTTAACAAGGCTGAAATGATTGCGAGAACTGCTGAGTTGGTGAAGGATGAGAAAATTCCCGGCATCTACGAAATCAGAGACGAGTCAGACAGAAACGGGATGCGTATCGTTTATGAATTGAAAAACGATGCGATTCCTAATGTTGTACTCAACTTATTGTACAAATATACTTCGCTTCAGACTTCTTTCAGTGTCAACAATATTGCTTTGGTACATGGAAGACCGGAGCAGCTGAATTTAAAAGATATTATTCATCATTTTGTTGAGCACAGACATGTTGTGATCGTAAGAAGAACAGAGTACGAGCTTAGAAAAGCAAGAGAAAGAGCACATATTCTTGAAGGTTTCATGAAAGTGATCGGAACTCAGGATTCTTTAGATAAAGCCATTGCAATTATTCGTCACAGTGCAAATCCACAGGCTGCAAAAGAGGGAATTATTCAGGAATTTGATTTGTCTGAACTTCAGGCTCAGGCAATTCTAGACCTTCGTTTGGCCCGTTTGACAGGAATGGAGCTTGATAAAATTCGTGATGAATATGAGGCAATTATGAAAGAAATTAATAATTTAGAAGATATTTTGGCTAATGAGCCAAGAAGGTTCCAGATTATTAAGGACGAATTAATTGAAATTAAAGAAAAATACGGCGACGAAAGAAGAACAGAAATAGATTATTCAGGAGGTGAAATGTCTATTGAGGATATTATCCCGAACGAAGCGGTAGTTCTTACAATTTCTCATGCAGGATATGTGAAGAGAACGTTGCTTTCAGAATACAAAATTCAGAGCAGAGGCGGTGTAGGAAATAAAGCCGCGACAACGAGAGATTCAGATTTCTTAGAGTATATCGTATCTGCGACCAATCACCAGTACATGTTGTTCTTCACCGAAAAAGGTAAGTGTTACTGGCTAAGAGTATTTGAAATTCCTGAAGGATCTAAAACGGCTAAAGGAAGAGCTGTTCAAAATCTGATCAACATTGAGCCGGATGATAAGATTAAGGCATATATTAGAACCAATAACCTGAAGGATACGGAGTACGTGAACAAAATGAGCGTTGTGATGGTTACCAAAAACGGTACGATTAAGAAAACGTCTTTGGAAGCTTATTCACGTCCAAGAGTAAATGGGGTAAATGCAATAGAAATCAGAGATAATGATATGTTGTTAGGTGCTTACCTAACCAACGGATCTTCGGAAATCATGATTGCCACGAAAAATGGTAAATGTATCCGTTTCCCTGAAGCAAAAGTACGAGAAGTGGGTCGAGGTTCAATAGGAGTTCGCGGGATCAGTATGGAAGATAATGATGAAGCCATTGGTATGATTGTTGTCAACGATTTGGAGAACGATACAGTTCTTGTAGTATCTGAAAAAGGGTATGGTAAGAGAACGGCTGTAGAAGATTACAGAATTACCAACAGAGGTGGAAAAGGTGTTATCACCTTAAATATTACCGAGAAAACAGGTAATCTGATTGCAATTCAGAATGTAACAGACGAAGATGGTTTAATGATTATTAACAAGTCTGGCGTTGCTATCAGAATGAATATGAATGAGATGCGTGTAATGGGTAGAAATACTCAAGGTGTAAAAATGATCAATCTTAAAAAAAATGACGAAATTGCAGCCATTGCAAAAGTAGAAATGGATAAAGATGTAGTTGAAGAAGATGAACTTTTGGAAGGTTCTGAAACAGCGATTATTTTAGGAGAGGAAAGTGATCAACCGGAAGTAGAAAACAATTCGGAAAATGAAAATTCAGAAGACAAAACTGAAGATTCAGGCTCAGAAGATTAA
- a CDS encoding PH domain-containing protein, with amino-acid sequence MEQNFKNPQIFDLEIPDFSELELEAVSPKYLKIILFNLAIFSIALVGALAAAFYFFYLNLSLLQISAIIIVLFLLIVILFLNALIGFKFRKYAIREKDLVYQQGWLKRTLIIVPFNRIQHIKVEQGWFSKILYLKSVSVYTAGINGGDISINGLPQDVAEGINHLIRTNISKEKTEDGREA; translated from the coding sequence ATGGAACAAAACTTTAAAAATCCTCAGATTTTTGATCTGGAAATTCCGGATTTCAGTGAGCTGGAGTTAGAAGCCGTTTCTCCAAAATATCTGAAAATTATTTTATTCAATCTCGCTATATTTTCAATTGCACTAGTCGGAGCACTTGCTGCTGCATTTTATTTCTTTTACCTTAATCTCAGCTTGTTACAGATTTCAGCAATTATAATTGTGCTTTTCCTTTTGATTGTTATTCTTTTTCTGAATGCTTTGATTGGTTTTAAATTCAGAAAATATGCAATACGCGAAAAAGATTTGGTGTATCAGCAAGGTTGGTTAAAGAGAACTTTAATTATTGTTCCTTTTAACAGGATTCAGCACATAAAAGTAGAACAGGGCTGGTTTTCAAAAATTTTGTATTTAAAATCAGTTTCGGTTTACACAGCAGGTATAAATGGTGGAGATATCTCCATCAATGGTTTGCCGCAAGATGTTGCAGAAGGAATTAATCACCTGATCCGTACCAATATTTCGAAAGAAAAAACAGAAGATGGAAGAGAAGCGTAA
- a CDS encoding PH domain-containing protein, which produces MEEKRNSFFQPQRQSKTGIVLLFLYNSGMVIKNLWVFVILYFVRKDKLESWIIISAIIAGFLILITSAILQYYHFKYYIDEENEEFVIHEGIINTSVIKIKKDNIQEVNITQPFIHRFFNIYKLEIDTPGSAEKEVKISALSKQNAIDLKKYLLTVKRIVKSAEQYDEILEKEKSLELHSINISTFSILKYGITANYVRSFFALISLVIYGFSELTNFLKKAEFETSLNYDMIESRFLAFSVPVILGIFLAVILTGILINAIRTIIKFFNFKITENSQSFSFEYGLFNTRNSIVNKSKVQVITETQNWIQKKMNISYLKFLQIGKNEEEEKNVAAVPGISRSEKVKLISTIWKENPVFENYLKPNFRLILINSFQWIILPLIFVFLIGRDILINYLFLAIVYGLLAESLILISFRNLKLYYNRRFIRLKSGIWDINHKTFEVEKLQTVKISQYFWQRKTNLGSITFYTSAGRFKIVALDFFKLKKLLNYCIYKIEISKNN; this is translated from the coding sequence ATGGAAGAGAAGCGTAATTCTTTTTTTCAACCTCAAAGACAGTCAAAAACAGGAATTGTTCTGCTTTTTTTGTATAACTCTGGGATGGTGATCAAAAACTTATGGGTTTTCGTGATCCTTTATTTTGTCAGAAAAGATAAATTGGAATCCTGGATCATTATTTCTGCCATCATTGCAGGTTTCTTAATATTAATTACTTCAGCAATTTTGCAATACTATCATTTTAAGTATTACATTGACGAAGAAAATGAAGAATTTGTCATTCATGAAGGAATTATCAATACATCGGTAATAAAGATTAAGAAAGATAACATCCAAGAGGTAAATATTACACAACCTTTCATCCATCGTTTTTTTAATATTTATAAACTGGAAATTGATACTCCGGGAAGTGCTGAAAAAGAAGTTAAAATTTCTGCATTATCAAAGCAAAATGCTATAGATCTGAAAAAGTATCTTTTAACAGTGAAAAGAATTGTGAAGAGTGCTGAGCAATATGATGAAATTTTAGAGAAAGAAAAAAGTCTTGAACTCCATTCAATCAACATTTCGACTTTCAGCATTTTAAAATATGGTATTACTGCAAATTATGTTCGAAGCTTTTTTGCATTGATCAGTTTGGTAATTTATGGTTTTTCTGAACTCACTAACTTCCTGAAAAAAGCTGAATTTGAGACATCGTTAAATTATGACATGATAGAATCTCGGTTTTTGGCATTTTCAGTTCCGGTTATTTTAGGAATTTTTTTAGCTGTAATACTTACCGGGATTTTGATTAATGCAATACGTACGATTATTAAATTTTTCAATTTTAAAATCACCGAAAATAGTCAGAGTTTTTCTTTTGAGTATGGTTTGTTTAATACCAGAAATTCGATTGTAAACAAATCGAAAGTGCAGGTTATTACCGAAACTCAAAACTGGATCCAGAAAAAAATGAATATTTCTTACCTGAAATTTCTTCAGATTGGAAAAAACGAGGAAGAAGAAAAAAATGTTGCCGCAGTCCCTGGTATCAGCAGAAGCGAAAAGGTAAAACTGATCTCAACAATTTGGAAAGAAAATCCGGTTTTTGAAAATTATTTAAAGCCAAATTTCAGATTAATTCTAATTAATTCTTTTCAATGGATTATTTTACCCCTGATTTTTGTTTTCCTGATAGGTAGAGATATATTGATAAACTATTTGTTTCTAGCCATAGTGTATGGTCTTTTGGCAGAATCTCTTATCTTAATTTCATTCCGTAATTTGAAATTATATTACAACAGAAGATTTATCAGATTAAAATCTGGAATCTGGGATATAAATCATAAAACTTTTGAGGTAGAAAAGCTTCAGACTGTAAAAATTTCTCAGTATTTTTGGCAAAGAAAAACAAACTTAGGAAGCATCACTTTTTACACGTCTGCAGGGCGGTTTAAAATAGTCGCTTTAGATTTTTTTAAACTCAAAAAATTGCTGAATTACTGTATTTATAAAATTGAAATTTCTAAGAATAATTAA
- a CDS encoding DUF4199 domain-containing protein, with amino-acid sequence MTKNPTTLGILLFGATMLIFFAVYWFFSGITFFETSLKANAFVLPVLYVGTAFWSVKSHWNNHKMGFKEAFSRAFKPMFIGGFLSVVSIYLFLNFVDTDAKSLLNYQFVERNKSELVKTYEAEKSRLKSEKEIQELEKDYQKSIQSFSKEQVKGKDMLTASHFSGYFAAILLFYLVLSLFFGAFFRTRSVHQ; translated from the coding sequence ATGACAAAAAATCCCACAACATTAGGAATTTTATTATTTGGAGCTACAATGCTGATTTTCTTTGCAGTATACTGGTTTTTCTCCGGAATAACTTTTTTTGAGACTTCATTAAAAGCAAATGCTTTTGTGCTACCTGTTTTATATGTAGGAACAGCTTTTTGGTCTGTAAAATCACATTGGAATAATCACAAAATGGGCTTTAAAGAAGCATTTAGCAGAGCTTTCAAACCCATGTTTATCGGTGGTTTTTTATCTGTAGTAAGTATTTATTTATTTTTAAATTTCGTAGATACTGATGCAAAATCATTACTTAATTATCAGTTTGTAGAAAGAAATAAAAGTGAATTGGTAAAAACATATGAAGCCGAAAAATCCAGATTAAAATCTGAAAAAGAGATCCAGGAATTAGAAAAAGATTACCAGAAAAGCATTCAGAGTTTCAGCAAGGAGCAGGTAAAGGGAAAAGATATGCTTACAGCCAGCCATTTTTCAGGATATTTTGCAGCAATACTGTTATTTTACTTAGTTTTGTCATTATTTTTCGGGGCGTTTTTCAGAACTCGAAGCGTTCATCAATAA
- a CDS encoding DUF4286 family protein, with amino-acid sequence MSVLSITFHCTENNIEEWENYVDETLILMTENLMDVEKYILSEVYSEYIEDGKNYNLLLMFDDHEKRGEFMESEMKNISEIIEKKFGQEVMIFTTSLNPKKTRF; translated from the coding sequence ATGAGCGTATTAAGCATTACTTTCCATTGTACAGAAAACAATATCGAAGAATGGGAGAATTACGTTGACGAAACCTTAATTCTGATGACAGAAAATTTAATGGATGTTGAGAAATATATATTGTCTGAAGTATACAGTGAATACATTGAAGATGGAAAAAACTACAATCTTTTGCTGATGTTTGATGATCATGAAAAACGTGGCGAGTTTATGGAAAGCGAGATGAAAAATATTAGTGAAATTATTGAGAAAAAATTCGGACAGGAGGTTATGATTTTTACCACATCTCTAAATCCTAAAAAAACACGATTTTAA
- a CDS encoding metal-dependent hydrolase, translating into MKIQYLGQNCFLFTYKDKTILCDPFYNYKKAESGFDISAQKIDYILLTHAHGDHIADVEEVLQHYPEATIIGQPEICAYFKNAKNTDDVNLGGSAKVDGLKISMVPAHHTSSFPDGSYGGVPVGYIFRLPEGKNIYLAGDTGVMVDMKLFPQLYGKLDLSILPIGGHYTMCARKAAFAASELLNTPKVIGCHFDTFPAIEIDHNNAMNQFKEKNVELILPQLGETFDI; encoded by the coding sequence ATGAAAATACAATATTTAGGACAAAACTGCTTCCTGTTTACCTATAAAGACAAAACAATTCTGTGTGATCCTTTTTACAATTATAAAAAAGCAGAATCAGGATTTGATATTTCTGCACAGAAAATCGATTACATTCTACTAACTCACGCTCATGGCGATCATATTGCTGATGTAGAAGAAGTTTTACAGCATTATCCTGAAGCTACAATTATTGGCCAGCCTGAAATCTGTGCCTATTTCAAAAATGCTAAAAATACCGATGATGTGAATTTAGGAGGATCGGCAAAAGTTGACGGTCTAAAAATCTCTATGGTTCCGGCTCATCATACAAGCTCGTTTCCTGACGGAAGCTACGGTGGAGTTCCTGTAGGATATATCTTCAGACTTCCTGAAGGTAAAAACATTTATTTGGCAGGTGATACCGGAGTGATGGTAGATATGAAGCTGTTTCCACAGTTGTATGGTAAATTAGATTTGTCAATCCTTCCGATTGGCGGTCATTACACAATGTGTGCAAGAAAAGCGGCTTTCGCAGCTTCAGAATTATTGAATACTCCAAAAGTAATCGGATGTCATTTTGATACATTTCCTGCAATTGAGATTGATCATAACAATGCGATGAATCAATTTAAAGAAAAGAATGTAGAACTCATTCTTCCACAATTAGGCGAAACCTTCGATATATAA
- a CDS encoding tetratricopeptide repeat protein: protein MKKLILGIAIISSAFVFGQKQDAKDVNAQLQASNKAAMDAYQAKNYSAAAPKFLEVYNLMKTSGQDDKIYMYYAGLSYALANNVDEAIKIYTDLINSGYTGVQTQYSAKAVKTGEVTTLDKNTWDLLKKSSSKDYTDFKTEQTKSVEPDLYETLSTLLLNAKKNDEALALIEKGLAKYPNNAKLKEYQGSALYATGNTDKFLANLKEQLAKNPNDATNWYNLGVLQAKTPATESDAITSFQKAIELAGTNTTLLNNSYQNLVYTSLGDDSKAVENINALRKSNPDEATKLIEARRERFNKALPYAEKWHQTNPESLDAVTTLREIYGITKNQAKATEMKAKEAALQAKQPK from the coding sequence ATGAAAAAGCTAATTTTAGGTATAGCAATAATTTCATCAGCCTTTGTTTTCGGACAGAAGCAAGATGCAAAAGATGTAAATGCGCAATTGCAGGCTTCTAATAAAGCAGCGATGGATGCTTATCAGGCAAAAAATTATTCTGCTGCAGCGCCAAAGTTTTTAGAAGTTTATAACTTGATGAAAACAAGTGGACAAGACGATAAAATCTACATGTATTATGCTGGTTTGAGTTATGCATTGGCTAATAATGTAGATGAGGCTATCAAAATTTATACTGATTTAATTAATTCAGGATATACAGGAGTTCAAACTCAATATTCAGCAAAAGCAGTAAAAACTGGTGAAGTAACAACACTCGATAAAAACACTTGGGATTTACTGAAAAAATCTTCTTCAAAAGATTATACAGATTTTAAAACCGAGCAGACTAAAAGTGTCGAGCCAGACTTGTATGAAACTTTGTCTACTTTACTTCTCAATGCCAAGAAGAATGACGAAGCTTTAGCTTTAATAGAAAAGGGATTGGCAAAGTATCCTAATAATGCTAAACTGAAAGAATATCAAGGTTCTGCATTATACGCTACCGGAAATACAGATAAATTTCTTGCAAATTTAAAAGAGCAACTGGCAAAAAATCCTAATGATGCGACAAATTGGTATAACTTAGGTGTTCTGCAGGCAAAAACTCCCGCGACTGAATCTGACGCGATTACATCGTTTCAAAAAGCAATTGAACTTGCGGGAACTAACACAACACTGCTTAACAATTCTTATCAGAATTTAGTGTATACCTCACTTGGGGATGATTCAAAAGCGGTTGAAAACATTAATGCATTGAGAAAATCAAATCCCGATGAAGCTACGAAGTTAATTGAAGCAAGAAGAGAAAGATTCAATAAGGCATTGCCTTATGCAGAAAAATGGCACCAGACAAATCCTGAAAGTTTAGATGCTGTCACTACTTTAAGAGAAATCTATGGTATTACGAAAAATCAGGCAAAAGCTACTGAAATGAAAGCTAAAGAAGCTGCACTTCAGGCAAAACAGCCTAAATAA
- a CDS encoding GNAT family N-acetyltransferase: MNYEIREMLPKDETRVMEIFQQGIDSGIATFDTELPNAEVWNTSFINECRWVLENETTEVIGWCALKPVSKRECFRGVAEVSIYFDQNSVGKGLGTLLLKKLIVDSENHGFWTLQSNIFPENEASIKFHLKNGFRMVGIREKVGKLHGEWKDLVMLEKRSETII, from the coding sequence ATGAACTACGAAATAAGAGAAATGCTTCCAAAGGATGAAACAAGGGTCATGGAAATTTTTCAGCAAGGCATAGATAGCGGGATTGCCACTTTTGATACTGAACTTCCCAACGCTGAGGTTTGGAATACCAGTTTCATCAATGAGTGCAGGTGGGTTTTGGAAAATGAAACCACTGAAGTAATCGGTTGGTGTGCCTTAAAGCCTGTAAGTAAAAGAGAATGTTTCAGAGGTGTAGCTGAAGTAAGCATTTATTTTGACCAAAATTCAGTAGGTAAAGGTTTAGGTACGCTTTTGTTAAAAAAACTCATTGTCGACAGCGAAAATCACGGATTCTGGACTTTACAATCCAATATTTTCCCTGAAAATGAAGCTTCAATTAAATTTCACTTAAAAAACGGTTTCCGCATGGTTGGAATCCGGGAGAAAGTTGGTAAGCTGCATGGTGAATGGAAAGATTTGGTAATGCTTGAAAAGAGAAGTGAGACAATAATTTGA